The Styela clava chromosome 2, kaStyClav1.hap1.2, whole genome shotgun sequence genome contains a region encoding:
- the LOC120336231 gene encoding beta-2-glycoprotein 1-like: MKRGKAGEKDIILFWHIDVLGLFVVAKLTEIANQDFTVEVPEEMLESVFVTLSKKAGAIDCEDHRTISLVSHVTKIIFRVILNRINDTIRQNLSKEQFGYRPGKDDTAMIADLEEIRQEVLVIAAKESLKLGLSINCQKTFSIICSHVRYFFEEKKWWQKNVKYRGFTTDDTFPYIFFLPPHGLKEYKKMSKLSIAVFLAIIGVSLAAGGCWIPKITYGSCEPDDMVDYMPRSFIPYGTVVKCHCKIGYKWTEESNSYECTYSGWKLETFGKCVKITCPYRKPPKNGDVTPSQKRYFVNQEIEFSCRRGYSLSGNSKDECKLDGEWAINNPVYCLKQCQVEKLAPYVTYSPEAKYHDQGTVIQFECEKKHYHLVGEEKAKCSEGGSWDTKFPICVRKCYTPEIENGGVEDEKDFYLAKEYIEYFCNDGYALDGEDEGQCLGNGEWSHVPTCKEIIRDDSCKGRCGKKDDYFEYPCQCHYRCEKEYNCCSDYRKQCKHILY; encoded by the exons atgaaacgCGGAAAGGCAGGTGAAAAAGACATCATCTTATTTTGGCATATCGATGTTTTGGGTCTATTTGTTGTTGCAAAACTGACAGAAATAGCGAACCAAGATTTCACGGTCGAGGTTCCGGAAGAAATGTTGGAATCTGTTTTCGTAACACTTTCAAAGAAGGCAGGTGCAATTGATTGCGAAGACCATCGAACGATCAGTCTCGTGAGCCATGTCACAAAAATCATCTTTCGCGTAATACTAAATCGAATAAATGATACGATCAGACAGAATTTATCGAAGGAGCAGTTCGGATACAGGCCAGGAAAAG ATGACACTGCCATGATTGCTGATTTGGAGGAAATACGGCAAGAAGTACTGGTTATAGCAGCCAAAGAAAGTCTGAAACTGGGGCTGTCAATTAACTGTcagaaaacattttcaattatcTGCA GCCATGTCAGATACTTTTTCGAAGAAAAAAAATGGTGGCAGAAAAACGTTAAATACCGTGGATTTACAACTGACGACACATTTCCTTACATCTTCTTCTTACCTCCACACGGTTTGAAAGAATACAAGAAAATGAGTAAATTATCCATCGCCGTGTTTCTGGCAATTATCGGCGTATCCCTTGCTGCCGGTG GTTGCTGGATTCCAAAGATCACGTATGGGTCATGCGAACCTGATGATATGGTTGATTACATGCCAAGGAGTTTCATCCCATATGGAACAGTTGTGAAATGTCACTGTAAAATCGGTTATAAATGGACTGAAGAATCGAATTCATACGAGTGTACTTATTCCGGATGGAAACTAGAAACATTTGGAAAATGCGTCAAAA taaCATGTCCTTACAGGAAACCACCGAAAAACGGTGACGTGACTCCATCCCAAAAACGATACTTCGTAAATCAAGAGATCGAATTCAGCTGCCGACGCGGGTATAGTCTCAGTGGTAACTCAAAAGACGAGTGCAAATTAGATGGAGAATGGGCGATCAACAATCCTGTATATTGCCTAAAACAATGCCAAGTTGAAAAGTTGGCGCCATACGTCACCTATAGTCCTGAAGCTAAATATCACGATCAAGGAACAGTAATACAATTCGAGTGTGAGAAAAAACACTACCACCTTGTCGGAGAGGAAAAAGCTAAATGTTCAGAAGGCGGAAGTTGGGATACAAAATTTCCAATTTGCG TTCGAAAGTGCTATACACCTGAGATCGAAAATGGTGGAGTTGAAGATGAGAAAGATTTCTACTTGGCAAaagaatatattgaatatttctgcaATGATGGCTATGCTCTGGATGGAGAGGATGAAGGTCAATGCTTAGGCAATGGGGAATGGAGCCACGTCCCAACTTGCAAAG AAATAATTCGTGACGATTCCTGCAAAGGACGTTGTGGAAAAAAAGACGACTACTTCGAATACCCATGTCAATGTCACTATAGGTGTGAGAAAGAGTACAATTGCTGCTCTGACTATCGCAAACAATGTAAAC aTATTCTTTATTAA